ATCAGACAATTTAGAAATCTGTGTGTCTTCTTTCTTAATTAAATTATCTAAATGATCCGCATCAACGCGAGCAAAAGAAATATTTTCTTTTGAGCTCTCTAATTTTTGCATCAAGTGCGAAATAATTGGAGAATCTAATAATAAAACCTCAAAGCCTTTTGCTTTAGCAGCCTCAATATAACTGTGTTGTGCCTCTTTGTCAGAAGCGTACAGAATTACTAATTTATCATCCTTATCGGTCTGGTTTGCTTTTACTTTTTCTTGTAACTCATCAAAGGTGTAAAATGCACCATCAACAGTTGGGTATAGTGCAAATTTGTCTGCTTTGTCAAAGAATTTATCTTCCGAAAGCATTCCGTATTCAATTACAATTTTGATATCGTTCCATTTTGCTTCAAAATCTTCTCTATTGTTTTTAAATAAAGAGGCTAGTTTATCGGCCACTTTTCTAGTGATATAAGACGATATTTTTTTAACGGCTCCATCGGCCTGTAAATAAGAACGAGAAACATTTAAAGGAATATCAGGAGAATCAACCACGCCACGAAGCATCATTAAAAATTCAGGAACAATCCCTTCCACATTATCGGTAACATACACCTGATTTTGGTACAGTTGAATTCTATCTTTCTGTACATTCATATCGTTGCTTAACCTTGGGAAATAGAGTATTCCCGTTAAGTTAAACGGATAATCAACATTTAAATGAATATGAAATAAAGGTTCTTCGAATTGCATTGGATACAATTCTCTGTAAAAACTTTTATAATCCGCATCGGTTAAATCTGCAGGTTGTTTGGTCCAAGCAGGAGTAGGGTTGTTGATTATGTTGTCAACTTCTTGGGTAGGTGCTTTATCTTCTTCTTTAGCACCCTCTGGTTTGGGTAAAGTTTCTGTCTTCATTCCAAATTTAATCGGAATGGGCATAAACTTATTATACTTTGTTAAAAGCGAAGTAATTCTGCTTTTTTCTAGAAACTCAGTGGAGTCTTCAGCAATATGCAAGATAATCTCAGTACCTCTGGTGTTTTTATCAGACGCTTCTAAATCAAAATTAGGAGAACCATCACAAGACCAATGAACTGCGGGTGCATCTGTATGACTTTTTGTGATAATTTCTACTTTTTCTGCTACCATAAAAGCAGAGTAAAATCCTAAACCAAAATGACCTATAATCCCAGAATCTTTAGCGCTGTCTTTATACTTATCTAAAAACTCTTCAGCGCCAGAAAAAGCAACTTCATTGATGTATTTTTTTACTTCTTCTTCGGTCATTCCAAGACCTTGATCGATAACATGTAATTTTTTACCTTCTTTATCGATCTTTATTTCGATAATAGGATCCCCGTATTCGCTTTTTGATTCGCCAATAGAAGTTAAATGTTTTAATTTCAAGGTTGCATCTGTAGCGTTTGAAATTAATTCTCTTAAAAATATCTCGTGATCGCTGTATAAAAATTTCTTTATTAACGGAAATATATTATCAACGGACACATTAATTTTACCTGTTGCCATCTGTTTATTCTAATTTTAATGATTAATACGAAACCAATAGGTCAAAAAAAATACCAAGCTTATGGTTTGTGACAAACTGACATACACTAAATGAAATTCCTAGTCAAAATAGAAGATTTGTGCAAAACTTAAGGAATACCACTACTTTAAATAAATAAAATGACATTTTTTGTTAAGGAAAGTACTAGAAATACGACTGTTTATAGGTAACAATAGCATAAAAAGATTAGTGATTTTGATGTGCTAGAGCTATTTAGAAAAATTTAACAAATATTTTGTTTAATTTATTTGATATATAGTTAAACAAAAATTATCTTTACTCCGTATTGGGAATATAAATTGCTATGAAAAAGAGTTTTATTCTACAATCGATTTTATTGGTTAGGTTGAAGAAAGCGCATTCCTTAACTGGAATGCGTTTTTTTAATTTTTACCACTAGTCACTAGTAGCAGTTTTGTATTATTCGTATCTTTAAATGAGCTAAAATTAAAGGAAAAAATATAAAAAAAATGGCAGCAAAAACAGCAACAAAAAAAATTACAGACGATCAAATTATCGCCATGTATATGGATTATGTTCTAGAGCATGAAATGGTTCCAAAATCAATTTATAAATTTTGTAAGTCGAATAAAATTCAAGAACAAGATTTTTATACGCATTTTGGTTCTGTCGAAACCATACAACAACGTATCTGGGAAAAATTCTACGAGAATACCTATACCTTAATGTTAGAAAATAAAGAATATGCCTCTTTCTCGAATAAAGATAGGATGTTAACTTTTTTCTTTTCTATGTTCGAACTTCTGACCATGAATAGGAGCTATGTATTATTTGCGCTCAATGAGCATAAAGGTATGTTGAAAAATTTGAGCCAATTAAAGGGCTTAAGGCATAATATTAAAGAGTTTTCTACGTCGCTTATCAATGAGGCGAACGAATCTAAAAACTATAAACTAACGAAAAGAAACCCTACGCTATTCTCAGAAGGGGCATGGATTCAATTTTTATTTCTTTTAAAATTTTGGATGGAAGATGCCAGTGCTGGATTTGAGAAAACCGATGTAGTTATTGAAAAATCTGTCAATACTATTTTTGATGTATTTGAAAACACGCCATTAGATAGCATTATAGATTTCGGCAAGTTTTTGTACAAAGAGAAAATGGTTTAAGGTCATTTTTATGGGGAGCAGATGAGCACCATGAGTTGGTTCACCTCGACTCCTCAAACTGTTCTAGAAGCATTTGAATTGTGCTGATCATCAACTGCATTGAATGACAGTATAAAAGAATTAAATAAGAGGTACACATGAAAACGTTAGATAGAATACCCACAGGTAAAATAGAAAGAGCTAGTAAGTTGGTGAAAACGGGTGTTAAAATCGGTGGTAACTACGTTAAGTATTATGGTAAAAAATTAGTAAATCCCGAATTAACGCGAGATGAATTAAATGAAGATAATGCTGGCGATATTTATGACGGTTTAAAAACCTTAAAGGGGAGTGCCTTAAAAGTAGCACAAATGTTAAGTATGGATAAAAACATACTACCCTCTGCCTATGTAGAAAAGTTTTCGTTGTCCCAATTTTCTGTTCCGCCATTATCAGCGCCTTTGGTACGTAAAACCTTTAAAAAATACTTAGATAAATACCCCGAAGAAATCTTTGATACCTTCGATAAGGATTCTATTAATGCCGCAAGTATTGGTCAAGTGCATAAAGCCACCAAGGCGAACAAAGAATTGGCGGTTAAAATTCAATATCCAGGCGTAGCGCAAAGTATCAGTAGCGATTTGGCATTGGTAAAACCAATCGCTATTCGCATGTTTAACTTAAAAGGCAAAGATTCTGATAAGTTTTTCGAAGAAGTAGAGCACAAGTTAGTAGAAGAAACAAACTACTTACTCGAAATGAAACAAAGTCAGGAAATTACTAAGGCCTGTGCTATAATTCCGAATATGGAATTTCCAGTATACTATCCTGAATTATCCAGTGAACGGATTATTACTATGGACTGGATGCACGGAAAACACTTAAGTGAGTTTGCAAAAACTGATTTTGATGAAGCCACTGGAAATAAATTGGGGCAGGCCCTGTGGGATTTTTATATGTATCAAATTCACGGCTTACGGAAAGTACACGCTGATCCGCATCCAGGTAATTTTTTAATTAGTAAAGAAAATACCTTAATTGCCATCGATTTTGGATGTATTAAAGAAGTTCCAGATGAATTTTACTATCCTTATTTTGAATTAGCGCGGACGGAAGTTCTTCAGAACGACACATTATTCATGGAGCAATTGTACAAATTAGAAATTTTAACAGCGACAGACTCTCCAGAAGAATTACTATTTTTTAAAGCCTTATTTAAAGAAATGTTAAGCTTGTTTACGGCACCTTTTAACGAAACCCAATTCGATTTTGGAGCCGACGAGTTTTGGCTTCAGATTGCCGATTTAAGCCAGCGTTATGCCAATGACCAGCAAATTCGTAAAATGAATGGAAATAGGGGGTCTAAGCACTTTTTATATATGAACAGAACATTCTTTGGGCTGTACAACCTGCTACATGATTTAAAAGCAAAGGTTGAGGTAAATAGCTTTAGAAAATATATTGAGTAAAAATAATTAAAACTACCCATAGCACATGAAAAAAGCCGCTTCAAATTTTTTGAAGCGGCTTTTAATTTTTTAGTTTGTAGATGCTTGGTTAAGCATACTTGCAGGGTCGATGATCAATTAATCAACCGATACCAATTCTAAATCAAAGATTAAATCGGTATTTGGTGGAATTGGTCCTCTACCAGATTCACCATAAGCCAAATGGGCAGGAATAAATACACGTGCTTTCTCACCCACTTTTAAATTCATAACAGCTTCTTTAAAACCTGCAATTACCCCAGCATCCATGCTAACTTCCATAGGCATGGTCTGGTATCCACCTTGTGCCTCTCTATTAGGGTTAAACTGTCCGTTTAGTTTCGATATTTCTAAAATATTGCTATCAAAAAGACGGCCATCTTCAAAATAACCAGCGTAGAATAAATTGGCAGTCTGTCCAATTTTTGGCTTATCACCGGTGCCATTGGTAAGGGTATGTATTTTTAATCCAGAAGCTAATGTGGTAGCCGTTTTCTTTTGTGATTCTAGCGTTGCTACAAAAGCCGCTTGGGCTACTTTCATTTGTTCTTCGCGTTCAGCCGCTAATTTAGCTTCTTCTTTTTCTCTAATTTCTTCGTCAGCAAAATATTTGGTCATAACGGCAACAGCATCAAATTTTTTGGCTTCTTTTCCATTGCGAATAATGACAATTTTATTCATAAAAACAGTTTCTAAAGGCTTATCTCTAGGATCTGTTTTTACATTGGCAATAGAGTCTATAACTTCGGTACCTACTACAGTTTCACCAAAAACCGTATAACCGCCATTTAAATCAGGTCTTGGCACGTGAGTGATGTAAAATTGACTTCCGTTCGATTTTGGTTGTCCAGTATTTGCCATCGCAAGAGTTCCTACTTTATTATGGTTCAAAGAGTCATGTATTTCATTGGCAAAACGGTAACCAGGGCCGCCAGTTCCCATACCTAAAGGGTCACCACCTTGAATCATGAAGTCTTTCATTACCCTATGAAACGTTAAGCCATCATAGTAGTTTTTACCTTTTAAACTGTCGCTTACAAACGGACTTTTACCTTCTGCTAAAGAAATAAAATTGGCCACTGCAATGGGTGTTTTTTCGTATTCTAAACGTACAATGATATCCCCTTTTGAGGTTTGAATATCAGCAAAAATACCATCGCCTAAATCTGCAGTTTTACTAGACTTACAGCTTGAGAATAAGACGACAGCGAATAGGAATGCACTAAGTGTTTTTTTCATTTTAAGTATTAATTAGATTGTTTTTGTTCAATTTTTAAAATTTCTATAGAAGATTTAATAGGCGTATTAGGGGCAATTTTGTTATCATCTCCGTGATAGCCAAAAGCTAAAGAAGACGGGAACAAAAAAGTTGCCTTTTCTCCCTCTTTTAATAAGGTAAACGTAGTTCTTAATCCTTTAAAAAGACTGGGCTTATCTACTTTTATTTCTTGAATACCTAGGGCATCAGCAGTATAAATGGTGTCGTTTGTAAGCGTCATTATGGTATAACGCAAGGTTACGAGATCATCATTTTTAGCGATATAGCTGGTGCTGTCGTTTTTAGTTTCGTAATAGTACCAAGAACCATTAGCTGTCGCTATATAATTGTGCAGCGTATCTTTTTTTACCAACGAATTAATAATTTGAACTTCCATAGCCAATAGGTCCTTATTGCGCTCCACCGTTGATTTTATGAGTTTCGGCGTAGAAGTTCTTACGGGTTTTCTAGCGATTGGTCCTTCACAACCAACAAGAAAAATCACAAGGATAAAAAATAAAAGATATTTCATTATTTGGTCAATTCTTTTTGATATTTCGGTAACAAGTTTACAAAATACTTTGCAGTTTCTTCTAAGGAGAGGTCACTTTTTCCGCCGGCAGCATTCGTATGACCCCCACCTTCAAAGTGTGCTCTTGCGAATTCGTTTACCGAAAAGTCGCCTTCTGATCGCAAGGATATTTTAATGATACCCTCTTCTTTATTTTCTATAAAAATAACGGCAAACTTTATACCTTCTAGGGTAAGTCCGTAATTTACGAAACCTTCGGTATCTCCCTTTTTAAACTTATACGTATCTAATTCGTCTTGGCTGAGGGTTATGTATGCCGTGTTAAACCCTTCAAGGATGACCATATTTTTTAAGGCACAGCCTAATAAATGTAGCCTACTAGGTGAGTTTGTATCGAAAATAACATTATGAATGTAGGTATTTTTTGCTCCTTTATCCATCAATTCGGCAATAATTCTATGCGTTTTACTGGTGGTTGATGCATACTTGAACGACCCTGTATCTGTCATGATACCCGTGTACAAACAATTGGCAATTTCGGGTGTTATTTCTGAGGTATCTCCTATCAAATCTATAAAATTATAGACCATCTCGCAGGTAGAACTCATAGTCACATCCGAATAGGTGACCAAGGCGTAATCTGATGGTTCTTGATGATGATCGATCATGATGATCGGCACCTTTACGGCTTCTAGAAAAGGCTGCATTTGACCTATTCTCCCTAAATGATTAAAGTCTAAGGTAAAAATTAAAGTGGCTTCTTCGATGGCTTTTTTAGACTGACTGTTTTCTGATTCAAAATTTAAAATAGCAGCAGCTCCGGGCATCCATTTTAAAAATTTTGGAAAATCATTAGGACTTATAATGGTAGCTTCTTGCCCTTTATTTTTTAAAAAATGCCATAAACCTAAGGTAGATCCAATAGCATCTCCATCAGGATTTTTGTGTGGAACAATAACAATTTTTTGTGGTACGCTTAACAGTGCTGTTAGCTGTGTAATATCGGCTAAATTCATGGCGGCAAAGATACTATTTTATCCTACAATGTTAACATTCAAAGTGCTATTTTTGTAGCAACCTTAGAGAAACATCCTATGAAATTTTTAAAACCAATTGTCACAACCTTTTCCTCCCTATTGGCTGTTTGTATGTTTGCCCAAGAAGCGCAGCATGCCATAGATACCGTAAAAACAGCAGATTTTACGATTGCCTTTGGTTCTTGTAACAAACAAAATATGCCCAACCTTTTATGGGATGATGTTCTTATAGCCAAACCAGATCTGTGGATTTGGGGTGGCGATAATGTATACGCGGATACCGATAATATGCAAAAGTTAAGAGCCATTTACGAGCAGCAAAATAGCGTAGCGGGGTACTCAGCCTTAAAAAGTAAAGTTCCAGTGATCGGTACCTGGGATGATCATGACTATGGGTTAAATGACGGTGGGGTAGAATTTAAAGCTAAAGCAGCAAGCCAACAAGAATTTCTAGATTTTTTTGGCGTACCCAAAGATAGTCCAAGGCGAGGTAGAGAAGGGGTTTATGTGGCACATAGCTATGAAACTCCGAAAGGAACTATAAAGGTATTGGTTTTAGATACCCGTTATTTTAGAACGGCACTCACCAAAGATACCGAAACAAAAAGAAGGGTGAAGCCTAATACCTATGGTGAAGGCACTGTTTTGGGGGAAGCGCAATGGCAATGGTTAGCCCATGAATTAAATACAAGTACGGCCGATTTTAATATTTTGGTGAGTAGCATACAAGTATTGTCTAACGAGCATGGTTTTGAAACTTGGGGGAATTTTCCACATGAAGTTGATGCC
The sequence above is drawn from the Cellulophaga sp. Hel_I_12 genome and encodes:
- a CDS encoding bifunctional oligoribonuclease/PAP phosphatase NrnA — protein: MNLADITQLTALLSVPQKIVIVPHKNPDGDAIGSTLGLWHFLKNKGQEATIISPNDFPKFLKWMPGAAAILNFESENSQSKKAIEEATLIFTLDFNHLGRIGQMQPFLEAVKVPIIMIDHHQEPSDYALVTYSDVTMSSTCEMVYNFIDLIGDTSEITPEIANCLYTGIMTDTGSFKYASTTSKTHRIIAELMDKGAKNTYIHNVIFDTNSPSRLHLLGCALKNMVILEGFNTAYITLSQDELDTYKFKKGDTEGFVNYGLTLEGIKFAVIFIENKEEGIIKISLRSEGDFSVNEFARAHFEGGGHTNAAGGKSDLSLEETAKYFVNLLPKYQKELTK
- a CDS encoding AarF/ABC1/UbiB kinase family protein, giving the protein MKTLDRIPTGKIERASKLVKTGVKIGGNYVKYYGKKLVNPELTRDELNEDNAGDIYDGLKTLKGSALKVAQMLSMDKNILPSAYVEKFSLSQFSVPPLSAPLVRKTFKKYLDKYPEEIFDTFDKDSINAASIGQVHKATKANKELAVKIQYPGVAQSISSDLALVKPIAIRMFNLKGKDSDKFFEEVEHKLVEETNYLLEMKQSQEITKACAIIPNMEFPVYYPELSSERIITMDWMHGKHLSEFAKTDFDEATGNKLGQALWDFYMYQIHGLRKVHADPHPGNFLISKENTLIAIDFGCIKEVPDEFYYPYFELARTEVLQNDTLFMEQLYKLEILTATDSPEELLFFKALFKEMLSLFTAPFNETQFDFGADEFWLQIADLSQRYANDQQIRKMNGNRGSKHFLYMNRTFFGLYNLLHDLKAKVEVNSFRKYIE
- the gldI gene encoding gliding motility-associated peptidyl-prolyl isomerase GldI, with protein sequence MKYLLFFILVIFLVGCEGPIARKPVRTSTPKLIKSTVERNKDLLAMEVQIINSLVKKDTLHNYIATANGSWYYYETKNDSTSYIAKNDDLVTLRYTIMTLTNDTIYTADALGIQEIKVDKPSLFKGLRTTFTLLKEGEKATFLFPSSLAFGYHGDDNKIAPNTPIKSSIEILKIEQKQSN
- a CDS encoding peptidylprolyl isomerase is translated as MKKTLSAFLFAVVLFSSCKSSKTADLGDGIFADIQTSKGDIIVRLEYEKTPIAVANFISLAEGKSPFVSDSLKGKNYYDGLTFHRVMKDFMIQGGDPLGMGTGGPGYRFANEIHDSLNHNKVGTLAMANTGQPKSNGSQFYITHVPRPDLNGGYTVFGETVVGTEVIDSIANVKTDPRDKPLETVFMNKIVIIRNGKEAKKFDAVAVMTKYFADEEIREKEEAKLAAEREEQMKVAQAAFVATLESQKKTATTLASGLKIHTLTNGTGDKPKIGQTANLFYAGYFEDGRLFDSNILEISKLNGQFNPNREAQGGYQTMPMEVSMDAGVIAGFKEAVMNLKVGEKARVFIPAHLAYGESGRGPIPPNTDLIFDLELVSVD
- a CDS encoding alkaline phosphatase D family protein is translated as MKFLKPIVTTFSSLLAVCMFAQEAQHAIDTVKTADFTIAFGSCNKQNMPNLLWDDVLIAKPDLWIWGGDNVYADTDNMQKLRAIYEQQNSVAGYSALKSKVPVIGTWDDHDYGLNDGGVEFKAKAASQQEFLDFFGVPKDSPRRGREGVYVAHSYETPKGTIKVLVLDTRYFRTALTKDTETKRRVKPNTYGEGTVLGEAQWQWLAHELNTSTADFNILVSSIQVLSNEHGFETWGNFPHEVDALKKMIVASKAKGVMVLSGDRHISEFSKTNVEGLAYPLIDFTSSGLTHTYTSYTGEPNPYRVGEVVSIVSFGTLSFDFEKQQVLCTMIGDDGQVLGTFEQYYNAKR
- a CDS encoding TetR family transcriptional regulator C-terminal domain-containing protein; translated protein: MAAKTATKKITDDQIIAMYMDYVLEHEMVPKSIYKFCKSNKIQEQDFYTHFGSVETIQQRIWEKFYENTYTLMLENKEYASFSNKDRMLTFFFSMFELLTMNRSYVLFALNEHKGMLKNLSQLKGLRHNIKEFSTSLINEANESKNYKLTKRNPTLFSEGAWIQFLFLLKFWMEDASAGFEKTDVVIEKSVNTIFDVFENTPLDSIIDFGKFLYKEKMV
- the htpG gene encoding molecular chaperone HtpG — protein: MATGKINVSVDNIFPLIKKFLYSDHEIFLRELISNATDATLKLKHLTSIGESKSEYGDPIIEIKIDKEGKKLHVIDQGLGMTEEEVKKYINEVAFSGAEEFLDKYKDSAKDSGIIGHFGLGFYSAFMVAEKVEIITKSHTDAPAVHWSCDGSPNFDLEASDKNTRGTEIILHIAEDSTEFLEKSRITSLLTKYNKFMPIPIKFGMKTETLPKPEGAKEEDKAPTQEVDNIINNPTPAWTKQPADLTDADYKSFYRELYPMQFEEPLFHIHLNVDYPFNLTGILYFPRLSNDMNVQKDRIQLYQNQVYVTDNVEGIVPEFLMMLRGVVDSPDIPLNVSRSYLQADGAVKKISSYITRKVADKLASLFKNNREDFEAKWNDIKIVIEYGMLSEDKFFDKADKFALYPTVDGAFYTFDELQEKVKANQTDKDDKLVILYASDKEAQHSYIEAAKAKGFEVLLLDSPIISHLMQKLESSKENISFARVDADHLDNLIKKEDTQISKLSDEEKDSLKADLESIIANKSYTIQLEAMDSSASPFIITEPEFMRRMKEMQQTGGGGMFGMGNMPEMYNLIVNTNHELVGEILNTKTAKKKERLINQSLDLARLSKGLLKGEELTNFIKRSYDMVK